A single window of Gambusia affinis linkage group LG18, SWU_Gaff_1.0, whole genome shotgun sequence DNA harbors:
- the LOC122819825 gene encoding NACHT and WD repeat domain-containing protein 2 isoform X1: MKRMNPRWKSPPMWPSGVGSRQACPRESALRRAAISGNINALPPHHVPTGRSVRIFICANPDDTEAERNALKEHVYPKLRDFCRENYGIEFQVVDLYWGVDPEEWDNPDLQRLRMKLLEECLKTSAGPCFVGLVGEKYGSIRVPGEVESAEFEMILDAAVEAGLDTHILEEWYCRDENSVPPAYYLKPKAQMLKNYQNSMESSSAAKTKNDKAWRNVSEEIKRIFRTAVLQLQEKGTMKSADANKFLCSALEDELDFALGKQTPAFLRKCVCYIRKISNFDRFAKIPEMTRYMDIVVSADRVMRNQEAYERLLKVRDEFIPTIVAASNLRVYSSVTHCDMKLGYSQEVESHYVEGLCKQFYEDMVDIIQATVQQNFDTETDLLYDEILQHLSLCKTYATLYKYKSETLDYVQEYLMPSKGSRMSPLVVYGGPCTGKTLLLSEVAKQAYTWLQKEMGPETDPVVIVRFIGSSQLSTDLRTLLQSICEQIAINYRCLIHFLPNKIQEMRELLINLLGESSFHRPLVIVLDAMEQLSDADEARKLWWLPVHLPRTVRIVVSTLPNKHGILQKLRHLIHDERYYVELIQRDRKVCSQMLKQQLLGVKRKVTSGQQIYVNEALAKCTLPMFVNLIYREVVHWRSHKDVDDKSLCSTVHESIEQLFYSVENKLGQRFVFRALGYVTMAKAGLTEVELEDILSLDNIVLGDVIVPSYLKNPLRISYELLAKLKEELEGYLVERQVRNVTLMVWANRHLHLIAQKLYLSNEEDVHQMHSLLAEYFLGAWSGGRKKIFTYDNNHFTSLNISHHKNPHHQQSHEKTSSDKYSYDRQTPEQPWVFQCNLLEPDIFFVNHRKMTELVYHLTRSGRTDDLMFGVIMNFSWLYTMIKISQFDKAITDIDLAYTCSQEKELKFLAATLRSIKVKVLKNPASLSAELQQRLLPVVTSLPKLRHLLLECDKDGPKYCSIVPLHSSMDVTYSPERLPLCSSYIQIVEILPTLAPNIVLVALEDGSISTWDVESRQLLRQIDTARSVVLGIRLTTDEKYLVVATTKNTLLIYDNHKSCLLSEVEIKGSKHSGVAGGVAFINGFTLSTHHALAWLEASKDVSVIDLVYGWPLYQFHCWYEVTCVQCSPDGMYAFCGQYLNTTSVFHLGNGEKLSTVTSEFSGGFVKSILVLDTLSQMVMIDNEGSLSVWNTKEITNPKLMEDYDCRGDESEVVGIELSEDQRSILICKASSIEVLDTKVWKMLEKFKAKRSERFVAAVLSKNGQSIVASMENTSSIFVWRRDSGQCMASLIEISGAIVKLIKSAHHNLLLSVASSGVLSVWDIDIITAMSNIDKTGKKIQTLQLTGREDYVFTMDGSEAVHKWNFSTGFIETVFKHEGMVENCVLTSSGDLMVTSDDKSSQYIWQTNTGENIFRINGQRISQLLITHNDQFVVSLCEQNASRVWRLATGHKVCNILVSLQNALITTANTFLVGTSKNKLLAVSLWSGSVSKKFVCDDGITIVNFKLIPDCPDCVVFITSTETVFIWSVADESVCRRVQLPANFLKNLEDFQISPNGKLGIVSKGDENINVLDLHSGKLRLVHAAGIIWRQKLSRDGRYLVYVCFRNCDEDDEAGVVSNLIVMRLADGKSIGTCSLYKTPTFLSLSQRALNIIIGFEDGSIGTYTVVDRVDAALKIKIATSNSRQIVNNASQKVRPKCGNHSFKTVADCIWRESTEVFSRDSPINVSDSGEGESTTPTKKTELLQ, from the exons GTGGTGGACCTGTACTGGGGAGTCGATCCAGAGGAGTGGGACAATCCAGACCTGCAGAGACTCCGAATGAAACTTCTGGAAGAATGTCTGAAGACGTCAGCCGGGCCATGCTTTGTT GGTCTGGTGGGTGAAAAGTACGGCAGCATCCGAGTGCCGGGCGAGGTGGAGTCGGCGGAGTTCGAGATGATCCTGGACGCGGCTGTGGAGGCGGGGCTGGACACCCACATTTTGGAGGAGTGGTACTGCAGGGATGAAAACTCTGTGCCACCCGCATACTACCTCAAACCCAAAGCCCAAATGCTGAAGAACTACCAGAACTCT ATGGAGTCGAGCAGCGCAGCAAAGACCAAGAATGACAAGGCCTGGAGGAATGTGTCAGAGGAGATCAAGAGGATCTTCCGGACGGCGGTTCTGCAGCTGCAAGAGAAAGGAACCATGAAGAGCGCGGACGCCAACAAATTCCTTTGCTCTG CTTTGGAGGATGAATTGGACTTTGCCCTCGGGAAACAAACACCCGCCTTCCTCAGGAAATGCGTCTGCTACATACGCAAGATCTCTAACTTCGACCGCTTCGCCAAGATCCCTGAGATGACCCGCTACATGGACATCGTAGTGAGCGCCGACCGCGTCATGCGCAACCAGGAGGCCTACGAGCGCCTCTTGAAAGTGCGCGACGAGTTCATCCCCACCATCGTGGCCGCCTCCAACCTCCGCGTCTACTCTTCGGTCACTCACTGCGACATGAAGCTGGGCTACTCCCAGGAGGTGGAGAGCCACTACGTGGAAGGTCTCTGCAAGCAGTTCTACGAGGACATGGTGGACATCATCCAGGCCACCGTGCAGCAGAACTTTGACACAGAGACCGACCTACTGTATGATGAGATTCTGCAGCACCTGTCCCTGTGTAAGACCTACGCGACCCTCTATAAGTACAAGTCAGAGACTCTGGATTACGTGCAGGAGTACCTCATGCCGTCTAAAGGGAGCAGGATGAGCCCTCTGGTGGTGTACGGAGGGCCCTGCACCGGAAAGACGCTCCTACTGTCCGAAGTGGCCAAGCAG GCCTACACATGGCTTCAAAAAGAGATGGGTCCAGAAACAGATCCAGTGGTCATCGTCCGATTTATTGGCTCCAGCCAGCTCTCCACTGATCTACGAACTCTTCTCCAGAGCATCTGTGAGCAGATTGCAATAAACTACCGCTGCCTGATTCACTTCTTGCCTAACAAGATTCAGGAGATGAGGGAGCTTCTAATCAACCTCCTTGGGGAGTCATCCTTCCACAGGCCCCTGGTCATTGTCCTGGATGCCATGGAGCAACTTTCTGATGCTGACGAGGCCCGTAAGCTGTGGTGGCTTCCCGTACACCTGCCTCGCACCGTCCGCATAGTTGTATCAACACTGCCCAACAAACATGGTATTCTGCAGAAGCTGCGTCATCTCATTCATGATGAGAGGTACTATGTGGAGTTAATACAGCGAGACCGAAAGGTCTGCAGCCAAATGttaaaacagcagctgcttGGGGTGAAGAGGAAAGTAACATCAGGCCAACAGATCTATGTCAATGAGGCACTTGCCAAGTGTACTTTGCCCATGTTTGTCAACCTCATCTACAGAGAAGTAGTTCACTGGAGGTCTCACAAAGATGTCGATGATAAATCTCTGTGTTCAACAGTACACGAAAGCATTGAGCAACTCTTCTACTCTGTGGAGAACAAACTAGGCCAACGATTTGTCTTCAGGGCACTAGGATATGTCACCATGGCAAAGGCAGGGCTAACGGAGGTTGAGTTAGAAGACATCCTATCTCTTGATAACATTGTTCTTGGAGACGTCATAGTACCAAGTTACCTTAAAAATCCACTAAGGATTTCCTACGAGCTACTTGCTAAACTCAAAGAAGAGCTGGAAGGCTATCTGGTTGAGCGGCAAGTAAGAAATGTCACACTGATGGTTTGGGCCAACAGGCACCTACATCTCATCGCCCAGAAGCTCTACCTCAGCAATGAGGAGGATGTACATCAAATGCACAGTCTCTTGGCTGAGTACTTCCTTGGAGCATGGTCAGGAGGCAGGAAGAAGATCTTTACCTATGACAATAACCATTTCACTTCCCTGAATATTTCACACCACAAAAACCCTCATCATCAACAGTCACATGAAAAAACATCCTCTGATAAATACTCATACGACAGACAGACTCCTGAACAGCCTTGGGTTTTCCAGTGCAACCTGCTGGAGCCTGACATCTTCTTCGTCAATCACAGAAAGATGACAGAGCTGGTGTACCACCTGACCAGGAGTGGCCGGACCGACGATCTCATGTTTGGTGTCATTATGAACTTCAGCTGGCTTTACACAATGATCAAGATTAGTCAGTTTGATAAAGCTATAACAGATATTGATCTTGCTTACACATGCAGCCAAGAAAAGGAGCTAAAATTTCTGGCCGCCACTCTCCGTAGCATTAAGGTGAAAGTACTAAAGAATCCTGCATCACTGTCTGCAGAACTGCAGCAAAGGCTTCTGCCAGTTGTCACCTCCCTGCCTAAACTCAGACACCTTCTTCTGGAGTGTGACAAAGATGGTCCCAAGTACTGCTCCATTGTGCCTCTCCACTCCTCCATGGACGTAACCTACAGTCCAGAGAGGCTTCCTCTTTGCTCCAGCTACATACAGATTGTGGAGATTTTACCCACACTAGCCCCAAACATAGTCCTTGTAGCACTGGAAGATGGATCTATCAGCACTTGGGATGTAGAAAGCAGGCAGCTCCTTCGGCAGATTGACACAGCCAGATCTGTTGTGCTGGGAATCAGACTAACCACCGATGAGAAGTACCTGGTGGTTGCCACAACCAAAAATACTCTGCTCATCTATGATAATCACAAATCCTGCCTCTTATCAGAGGTTGAAATTAAAGGGTCAAAGCACAGTGGTGTTGCTGGAGGAGTTGCTTTCATAAACGGTTTTACGCTTTCTACCCACCATGCACTTGCATGGCTTGAGGCTAGTAAGGATGTCAGTGTTATTGACCTTGTGTACGGCTGGCCCCTCTACCAGTTCCATTGCTGGTATGAAGTAACCTGTGTCCAATGCTCACCAGATGGCATGTATGCCTTTTGTGGCCAGTACCTGAACACAACATCAGTCTTTCATCTAGGAAATGGAGAAAAGTTATCTACTGTGACATCAGAGTTCTCTGGGGGGTTTGTCAAGTCTATCCTAGTACTGGACACTCTTAGCCAAATGGTAATGATTGACAATGAGGGAAGTCTATCAGTGTGGAACACCAAAGAGATAACCAACCCAAAGCTGATGGAGGATTATGATTGCAGGGGGGATGAAAGTGAAGTTGTGGGCATTGAATTGTCTGAAGATCAGCGTTCCATTCTCATTTGCAAGGCCAGTAGTATTGAGGTTCTGGATACAAAAGTATGGAAAATGCTGGAGAAATTCAAAGCTAAACGTAGTGAGCgatttgttgctgctgttctcTCCAAAAATGGACAAAGCATTGTTGCCTCAATGGAGAATACTTCATCTATTTTTGTCTGGAGGAGAGACAGCGGGCAGTGCATGGCCAGCCTGATTGAGATCTCAGGAGCTATTGTGAAACTCATAAAATCAGCCCACCACAACCTGCTTCTTTCTGTAGCCAGCAGTGGCGTTTTATCTGTCTGGGACATTGATATAATTACAGCCATGTCTAACATCGATAAAACAGGCAAGAAGATCCAGACGTTACAGCTGACTGGGCGAGAGGACTATGTATTCACCATGGACGGCTCAGAGGCAGTCCACAAGTGGAACTTTAGCACCGGGTTTATTGAGACGGTCTTCAAACACGAGGGCATGGTGGAGAACTGTGTCCTAACCTCCTCAGGGGATCTCATGGTGACTTCGGACGACAAGTCCAGTCAGTATATCTGGCAAACCAACACCGGAGAAAACATCTTCCGCATAAACGGACAGAGAATCTCACAGCTGCTGATCACCCACAATGACCAGTTTGTGGTTTCTCTCTGTGAGCAGAATGCCTCAAGGGTCTGGAGACTGGCTACTGGGCACAAAGTCTGCAACATTTTAGTCAGCCTCCAGAATGCACTTATCACTACAGCAAACACTTTTCTGGTGGGCACTTCCAAGAATAAACTGCTTGCTGTGAGTCTGTGGTCGGGCAGTGTATCCAAGAAATTTGTCTGCGATGATGGCATTACCATTGTCAACTTCAAGCTCATTCCAGACTGTCCAGATTGTGTGGTCTTTATCACGTCCACAGAAACGGTCTTCATCTGGAGTGTGGCGGATGAGTCAGTCTGCAGGAGAGTCCAGTTGCCGGCCAACTTCCTTAAAAATCTCGAAGATTTTCAAATCTCACCCAATGGAAAGTTAGGAATAGTCTCCAAAGGTGATGAGAACATTAATGTCCTGGATCTTCACAGTGGAAAGCTAAGGCTTGTCCATGCAGCCGGTATTATCTGGCGTCAGAAATTATCAAGAGATGGCCGTTATCTAGTGTATGTTTGTTTCCGCAACTGTGATGAGGATGACGAGGCCGGGGTGGTGTCTAATTTGATCGTAATGCGTCTTGCTGACGGCAAGAGCATCGGCACATGCTCACTTTACAAAACTCCCACCTTCCTGTCCCTGTCCCAACGTGCACTAAACATCATCATTGGCTTCGAGGACGGTAGCATTGGCACATACACGGTTGTGGACCGCGTGGACGCCGCCCTTAAGATAAAGATAGCCACCTCCAACAGCCGACAGATTGTCAACAATGCTTCACAGAAGGTGCGCCCCAAATGTGGCAACCATTCATTCAAGACTGTTGCCGACTGCATCTGGAGGGAATCGACAGAAGTCTTCTCAAGGGACAGCCCCATTAACGTGTCGGACTCAGGAGAAGGGGAGTCGACCACACCTACAAAGAAGACTGAACTGCTGCAGTGA
- the LOC122819825 gene encoding NACHT and WD repeat domain-containing protein 2 isoform X2: MWPSGVGSRQACPRESALRRAAISGNINALPPHHVPTGRSVRIFICANPDDTEAERNALKEHVYPKLRDFCRENYGIEFQVVDLYWGVDPEEWDNPDLQRLRMKLLEECLKTSAGPCFVGLVGEKYGSIRVPGEVESAEFEMILDAAVEAGLDTHILEEWYCRDENSVPPAYYLKPKAQMLKNYQNSMESSSAAKTKNDKAWRNVSEEIKRIFRTAVLQLQEKGTMKSADANKFLCSALEDELDFALGKQTPAFLRKCVCYIRKISNFDRFAKIPEMTRYMDIVVSADRVMRNQEAYERLLKVRDEFIPTIVAASNLRVYSSVTHCDMKLGYSQEVESHYVEGLCKQFYEDMVDIIQATVQQNFDTETDLLYDEILQHLSLCKTYATLYKYKSETLDYVQEYLMPSKGSRMSPLVVYGGPCTGKTLLLSEVAKQAYTWLQKEMGPETDPVVIVRFIGSSQLSTDLRTLLQSICEQIAINYRCLIHFLPNKIQEMRELLINLLGESSFHRPLVIVLDAMEQLSDADEARKLWWLPVHLPRTVRIVVSTLPNKHGILQKLRHLIHDERYYVELIQRDRKVCSQMLKQQLLGVKRKVTSGQQIYVNEALAKCTLPMFVNLIYREVVHWRSHKDVDDKSLCSTVHESIEQLFYSVENKLGQRFVFRALGYVTMAKAGLTEVELEDILSLDNIVLGDVIVPSYLKNPLRISYELLAKLKEELEGYLVERQVRNVTLMVWANRHLHLIAQKLYLSNEEDVHQMHSLLAEYFLGAWSGGRKKIFTYDNNHFTSLNISHHKNPHHQQSHEKTSSDKYSYDRQTPEQPWVFQCNLLEPDIFFVNHRKMTELVYHLTRSGRTDDLMFGVIMNFSWLYTMIKISQFDKAITDIDLAYTCSQEKELKFLAATLRSIKVKVLKNPASLSAELQQRLLPVVTSLPKLRHLLLECDKDGPKYCSIVPLHSSMDVTYSPERLPLCSSYIQIVEILPTLAPNIVLVALEDGSISTWDVESRQLLRQIDTARSVVLGIRLTTDEKYLVVATTKNTLLIYDNHKSCLLSEVEIKGSKHSGVAGGVAFINGFTLSTHHALAWLEASKDVSVIDLVYGWPLYQFHCWYEVTCVQCSPDGMYAFCGQYLNTTSVFHLGNGEKLSTVTSEFSGGFVKSILVLDTLSQMVMIDNEGSLSVWNTKEITNPKLMEDYDCRGDESEVVGIELSEDQRSILICKASSIEVLDTKVWKMLEKFKAKRSERFVAAVLSKNGQSIVASMENTSSIFVWRRDSGQCMASLIEISGAIVKLIKSAHHNLLLSVASSGVLSVWDIDIITAMSNIDKTGKKIQTLQLTGREDYVFTMDGSEAVHKWNFSTGFIETVFKHEGMVENCVLTSSGDLMVTSDDKSSQYIWQTNTGENIFRINGQRISQLLITHNDQFVVSLCEQNASRVWRLATGHKVCNILVSLQNALITTANTFLVGTSKNKLLAVSLWSGSVSKKFVCDDGITIVNFKLIPDCPDCVVFITSTETVFIWSVADESVCRRVQLPANFLKNLEDFQISPNGKLGIVSKGDENINVLDLHSGKLRLVHAAGIIWRQKLSRDGRYLVYVCFRNCDEDDEAGVVSNLIVMRLADGKSIGTCSLYKTPTFLSLSQRALNIIIGFEDGSIGTYTVVDRVDAALKIKIATSNSRQIVNNASQKVRPKCGNHSFKTVADCIWRESTEVFSRDSPINVSDSGEGESTTPTKKTELLQ; encoded by the exons GTGGTGGACCTGTACTGGGGAGTCGATCCAGAGGAGTGGGACAATCCAGACCTGCAGAGACTCCGAATGAAACTTCTGGAAGAATGTCTGAAGACGTCAGCCGGGCCATGCTTTGTT GGTCTGGTGGGTGAAAAGTACGGCAGCATCCGAGTGCCGGGCGAGGTGGAGTCGGCGGAGTTCGAGATGATCCTGGACGCGGCTGTGGAGGCGGGGCTGGACACCCACATTTTGGAGGAGTGGTACTGCAGGGATGAAAACTCTGTGCCACCCGCATACTACCTCAAACCCAAAGCCCAAATGCTGAAGAACTACCAGAACTCT ATGGAGTCGAGCAGCGCAGCAAAGACCAAGAATGACAAGGCCTGGAGGAATGTGTCAGAGGAGATCAAGAGGATCTTCCGGACGGCGGTTCTGCAGCTGCAAGAGAAAGGAACCATGAAGAGCGCGGACGCCAACAAATTCCTTTGCTCTG CTTTGGAGGATGAATTGGACTTTGCCCTCGGGAAACAAACACCCGCCTTCCTCAGGAAATGCGTCTGCTACATACGCAAGATCTCTAACTTCGACCGCTTCGCCAAGATCCCTGAGATGACCCGCTACATGGACATCGTAGTGAGCGCCGACCGCGTCATGCGCAACCAGGAGGCCTACGAGCGCCTCTTGAAAGTGCGCGACGAGTTCATCCCCACCATCGTGGCCGCCTCCAACCTCCGCGTCTACTCTTCGGTCACTCACTGCGACATGAAGCTGGGCTACTCCCAGGAGGTGGAGAGCCACTACGTGGAAGGTCTCTGCAAGCAGTTCTACGAGGACATGGTGGACATCATCCAGGCCACCGTGCAGCAGAACTTTGACACAGAGACCGACCTACTGTATGATGAGATTCTGCAGCACCTGTCCCTGTGTAAGACCTACGCGACCCTCTATAAGTACAAGTCAGAGACTCTGGATTACGTGCAGGAGTACCTCATGCCGTCTAAAGGGAGCAGGATGAGCCCTCTGGTGGTGTACGGAGGGCCCTGCACCGGAAAGACGCTCCTACTGTCCGAAGTGGCCAAGCAG GCCTACACATGGCTTCAAAAAGAGATGGGTCCAGAAACAGATCCAGTGGTCATCGTCCGATTTATTGGCTCCAGCCAGCTCTCCACTGATCTACGAACTCTTCTCCAGAGCATCTGTGAGCAGATTGCAATAAACTACCGCTGCCTGATTCACTTCTTGCCTAACAAGATTCAGGAGATGAGGGAGCTTCTAATCAACCTCCTTGGGGAGTCATCCTTCCACAGGCCCCTGGTCATTGTCCTGGATGCCATGGAGCAACTTTCTGATGCTGACGAGGCCCGTAAGCTGTGGTGGCTTCCCGTACACCTGCCTCGCACCGTCCGCATAGTTGTATCAACACTGCCCAACAAACATGGTATTCTGCAGAAGCTGCGTCATCTCATTCATGATGAGAGGTACTATGTGGAGTTAATACAGCGAGACCGAAAGGTCTGCAGCCAAATGttaaaacagcagctgcttGGGGTGAAGAGGAAAGTAACATCAGGCCAACAGATCTATGTCAATGAGGCACTTGCCAAGTGTACTTTGCCCATGTTTGTCAACCTCATCTACAGAGAAGTAGTTCACTGGAGGTCTCACAAAGATGTCGATGATAAATCTCTGTGTTCAACAGTACACGAAAGCATTGAGCAACTCTTCTACTCTGTGGAGAACAAACTAGGCCAACGATTTGTCTTCAGGGCACTAGGATATGTCACCATGGCAAAGGCAGGGCTAACGGAGGTTGAGTTAGAAGACATCCTATCTCTTGATAACATTGTTCTTGGAGACGTCATAGTACCAAGTTACCTTAAAAATCCACTAAGGATTTCCTACGAGCTACTTGCTAAACTCAAAGAAGAGCTGGAAGGCTATCTGGTTGAGCGGCAAGTAAGAAATGTCACACTGATGGTTTGGGCCAACAGGCACCTACATCTCATCGCCCAGAAGCTCTACCTCAGCAATGAGGAGGATGTACATCAAATGCACAGTCTCTTGGCTGAGTACTTCCTTGGAGCATGGTCAGGAGGCAGGAAGAAGATCTTTACCTATGACAATAACCATTTCACTTCCCTGAATATTTCACACCACAAAAACCCTCATCATCAACAGTCACATGAAAAAACATCCTCTGATAAATACTCATACGACAGACAGACTCCTGAACAGCCTTGGGTTTTCCAGTGCAACCTGCTGGAGCCTGACATCTTCTTCGTCAATCACAGAAAGATGACAGAGCTGGTGTACCACCTGACCAGGAGTGGCCGGACCGACGATCTCATGTTTGGTGTCATTATGAACTTCAGCTGGCTTTACACAATGATCAAGATTAGTCAGTTTGATAAAGCTATAACAGATATTGATCTTGCTTACACATGCAGCCAAGAAAAGGAGCTAAAATTTCTGGCCGCCACTCTCCGTAGCATTAAGGTGAAAGTACTAAAGAATCCTGCATCACTGTCTGCAGAACTGCAGCAAAGGCTTCTGCCAGTTGTCACCTCCCTGCCTAAACTCAGACACCTTCTTCTGGAGTGTGACAAAGATGGTCCCAAGTACTGCTCCATTGTGCCTCTCCACTCCTCCATGGACGTAACCTACAGTCCAGAGAGGCTTCCTCTTTGCTCCAGCTACATACAGATTGTGGAGATTTTACCCACACTAGCCCCAAACATAGTCCTTGTAGCACTGGAAGATGGATCTATCAGCACTTGGGATGTAGAAAGCAGGCAGCTCCTTCGGCAGATTGACACAGCCAGATCTGTTGTGCTGGGAATCAGACTAACCACCGATGAGAAGTACCTGGTGGTTGCCACAACCAAAAATACTCTGCTCATCTATGATAATCACAAATCCTGCCTCTTATCAGAGGTTGAAATTAAAGGGTCAAAGCACAGTGGTGTTGCTGGAGGAGTTGCTTTCATAAACGGTTTTACGCTTTCTACCCACCATGCACTTGCATGGCTTGAGGCTAGTAAGGATGTCAGTGTTATTGACCTTGTGTACGGCTGGCCCCTCTACCAGTTCCATTGCTGGTATGAAGTAACCTGTGTCCAATGCTCACCAGATGGCATGTATGCCTTTTGTGGCCAGTACCTGAACACAACATCAGTCTTTCATCTAGGAAATGGAGAAAAGTTATCTACTGTGACATCAGAGTTCTCTGGGGGGTTTGTCAAGTCTATCCTAGTACTGGACACTCTTAGCCAAATGGTAATGATTGACAATGAGGGAAGTCTATCAGTGTGGAACACCAAAGAGATAACCAACCCAAAGCTGATGGAGGATTATGATTGCAGGGGGGATGAAAGTGAAGTTGTGGGCATTGAATTGTCTGAAGATCAGCGTTCCATTCTCATTTGCAAGGCCAGTAGTATTGAGGTTCTGGATACAAAAGTATGGAAAATGCTGGAGAAATTCAAAGCTAAACGTAGTGAGCgatttgttgctgctgttctcTCCAAAAATGGACAAAGCATTGTTGCCTCAATGGAGAATACTTCATCTATTTTTGTCTGGAGGAGAGACAGCGGGCAGTGCATGGCCAGCCTGATTGAGATCTCAGGAGCTATTGTGAAACTCATAAAATCAGCCCACCACAACCTGCTTCTTTCTGTAGCCAGCAGTGGCGTTTTATCTGTCTGGGACATTGATATAATTACAGCCATGTCTAACATCGATAAAACAGGCAAGAAGATCCAGACGTTACAGCTGACTGGGCGAGAGGACTATGTATTCACCATGGACGGCTCAGAGGCAGTCCACAAGTGGAACTTTAGCACCGGGTTTATTGAGACGGTCTTCAAACACGAGGGCATGGTGGAGAACTGTGTCCTAACCTCCTCAGGGGATCTCATGGTGACTTCGGACGACAAGTCCAGTCAGTATATCTGGCAAACCAACACCGGAGAAAACATCTTCCGCATAAACGGACAGAGAATCTCACAGCTGCTGATCACCCACAATGACCAGTTTGTGGTTTCTCTCTGTGAGCAGAATGCCTCAAGGGTCTGGAGACTGGCTACTGGGCACAAAGTCTGCAACATTTTAGTCAGCCTCCAGAATGCACTTATCACTACAGCAAACACTTTTCTGGTGGGCACTTCCAAGAATAAACTGCTTGCTGTGAGTCTGTGGTCGGGCAGTGTATCCAAGAAATTTGTCTGCGATGATGGCATTACCATTGTCAACTTCAAGCTCATTCCAGACTGTCCAGATTGTGTGGTCTTTATCACGTCCACAGAAACGGTCTTCATCTGGAGTGTGGCGGATGAGTCAGTCTGCAGGAGAGTCCAGTTGCCGGCCAACTTCCTTAAAAATCTCGAAGATTTTCAAATCTCACCCAATGGAAAGTTAGGAATAGTCTCCAAAGGTGATGAGAACATTAATGTCCTGGATCTTCACAGTGGAAAGCTAAGGCTTGTCCATGCAGCCGGTATTATCTGGCGTCAGAAATTATCAAGAGATGGCCGTTATCTAGTGTATGTTTGTTTCCGCAACTGTGATGAGGATGACGAGGCCGGGGTGGTGTCTAATTTGATCGTAATGCGTCTTGCTGACGGCAAGAGCATCGGCACATGCTCACTTTACAAAACTCCCACCTTCCTGTCCCTGTCCCAACGTGCACTAAACATCATCATTGGCTTCGAGGACGGTAGCATTGGCACATACACGGTTGTGGACCGCGTGGACGCCGCCCTTAAGATAAAGATAGCCACCTCCAACAGCCGACAGATTGTCAACAATGCTTCACAGAAGGTGCGCCCCAAATGTGGCAACCATTCATTCAAGACTGTTGCCGACTGCATCTGGAGGGAATCGACAGAAGTCTTCTCAAGGGACAGCCCCATTAACGTGTCGGACTCAGGAGAAGGGGAGTCGACCACACCTACAAAGAAGACTGAACTGCTGCAGTGA